From Acidovorax sp. FHTAMBA, one genomic window encodes:
- a CDS encoding substrate-binding domain-containing protein, translated as MQRRTLVALAALAATISAPAFAQTGEIRIAHVYSKTGPLEAYGKQTQTGLMMGLNYATGGTMMVGGKKIVVIEKDDQGKPDLGKSLLSAAYSDDKADIAVGPTSSGVALAMLPVAEEYKKILLVEPAVADAITGDKWNKYIFRTGRNSSQDAISNAVAVDKDGVTIATLAQDNAFGRDGVKAFKDAVKKAKVAHEEYLPAATTDFTAGAQRLIEKLKDQPGRKIIWIVWAGAGNPFKIADMDLKRYGIEISTGGNILPAMASYKNFPGMEGATYYYFGIPKNPVNEALVAAHYKEFKTPPDFFTAGGFSSAMALVTALKATNGDTNTNKLIKTMEGMSFDTPKGKMTFRKEDHQAMQSMYHFKIKVDPAFAWGVPELVREIKPEEMNVPIRNQR; from the coding sequence ATGCAACGACGTACCCTGGTAGCTCTGGCCGCATTGGCCGCCACAATCTCTGCACCCGCCTTCGCCCAGACTGGCGAGATCCGCATTGCCCACGTGTACAGCAAGACGGGCCCGCTGGAGGCCTATGGCAAGCAGACGCAGACCGGCCTGATGATGGGTCTGAACTACGCCACCGGCGGCACCATGATGGTGGGCGGCAAGAAGATCGTGGTGATCGAGAAGGACGACCAGGGCAAGCCTGACCTGGGCAAGAGCCTGCTGTCGGCCGCGTATTCGGATGACAAGGCCGACATTGCCGTGGGCCCCACATCGTCGGGCGTGGCGCTGGCAATGCTGCCGGTGGCCGAGGAATACAAGAAGATCCTGCTGGTGGAGCCTGCCGTGGCCGACGCCATCACGGGCGACAAGTGGAACAAGTACATCTTCCGCACGGGCCGCAACAGCAGCCAGGACGCGATCTCCAACGCCGTGGCGGTGGACAAGGATGGCGTGACGATCGCCACCCTGGCACAAGACAACGCCTTCGGTCGCGATGGCGTCAAGGCGTTCAAGGATGCGGTCAAGAAGGCCAAGGTGGCCCACGAGGAGTACCTGCCCGCCGCCACCACCGACTTCACCGCAGGTGCACAACGCTTGATCGAGAAGCTCAAGGACCAACCCGGCCGCAAGATCATCTGGATCGTCTGGGCGGGCGCAGGCAACCCGTTCAAGATTGCCGACATGGACCTGAAGCGCTACGGCATCGAGATCTCCACCGGCGGCAACATCCTGCCCGCCATGGCGTCGTACAAGAACTTCCCCGGCATGGAAGGCGCCACGTACTACTACTTCGGCATCCCCAAGAACCCCGTGAACGAAGCCCTGGTGGCTGCGCACTACAAGGAGTTCAAGACCCCGCCAGACTTCTTCACGGCCGGTGGTTTCAGCTCGGCCATGGCGCTGGTGACGGCGCTCAAGGCCACCAATGGCGACACCAACACCAACAAGCTCATCAAGACCATGGAAGGCATGAGCTTTGACACGCCCAAGGGCAAGATGACCTTCCGCAAGGAAGACCACCAGGCCATGCAGAGCATGTACCACTTCAAGATCAAGGTGGACCCGGCCTTTGCCTGGGGCGTGCCCGAGCTGGTCCGCGAGATCAAGCCTGAAGAAATGAACGTGCCGATTCGCAACCAGCGATAA
- a CDS encoding substrate-binding domain-containing protein, which translates to MQRRALIALAALASALAAPAFGQTGEIRIAHVYSKTGPLEAYGKQTQTGLMMGLEYATGGTMTINGKKIVVIERDDQGKPDLGKSLLAAAYVDDKADIAVGPTASGVALAMLPVAEEHKKILMVEPAVADAITGEKWNKYIFRTGRNSSQDAISNAVAVDREGAVIATLAQDNAFGQGGVKAFKDSVKKAKVVHEEYLPPATTDFTAGAQRLIEKLKDQPGRKIIWIIWAGGGGSPFKIADLDLKRYGIEIATGGNILPAMVSYNQFPGMEGATYYYYSFSKNKPNLWLVTQHFVRYETPPDFFTAGGFSSAMALVTALQKTGGDTNTNKLIATMEGMSFDTPKGTMTFRKEDHQALQSMYHFRVAPGARQGTMADLYLVREIKPQDMNLPIRNRR; encoded by the coding sequence ATGCAACGACGCGCCTTGATTGCGCTGGCCGCACTGGCCAGCGCCCTTGCCGCACCGGCCTTCGGCCAGACCGGGGAAATTCGCATCGCCCACGTCTATAGCAAAACAGGGCCGCTGGAGGCCTACGGCAAGCAGACCCAGACCGGACTGATGATGGGGCTGGAGTACGCCACCGGCGGCACCATGACCATCAATGGCAAGAAAATCGTCGTGATCGAGCGGGACGACCAGGGCAAGCCCGACCTGGGCAAGAGCCTGCTGGCGGCGGCCTATGTGGACGACAAGGCGGACATCGCCGTCGGGCCCACGGCGTCTGGTGTGGCGCTGGCCATGCTGCCCGTGGCCGAGGAGCACAAGAAGATCCTGATGGTGGAGCCCGCCGTGGCCGATGCGATCACCGGCGAAAAATGGAACAAGTACATCTTTCGCACCGGGCGCAACAGCAGCCAGGACGCCATCAGCAACGCAGTGGCAGTGGACCGGGAAGGCGCCGTCATCGCCACCCTGGCGCAGGACAACGCCTTTGGACAGGGCGGTGTGAAGGCGTTCAAGGATTCGGTCAAGAAGGCCAAGGTGGTCCATGAGGAATACCTGCCTCCCGCCACCACTGATTTCACGGCCGGGGCCCAGCGGTTGATCGAAAAGCTCAAGGACCAGCCGGGGCGAAAGATTATCTGGATCATCTGGGCGGGCGGCGGGGGCAGCCCGTTCAAGATTGCCGACCTGGACTTGAAGCGCTACGGCATCGAGATCGCCACGGGCGGCAACATTTTGCCCGCCATGGTGTCCTACAACCAGTTCCCGGGCATGGAAGGCGCAACGTACTACTACTACAGCTTCTCCAAGAACAAGCCCAACCTGTGGCTGGTCACGCAGCACTTTGTCCGCTATGAGACGCCGCCAGACTTCTTCACGGCGGGGGGCTTCAGCTCCGCGATGGCCCTGGTCACCGCGCTTCAGAAGACGGGGGGTGATACCAACACCAACAAGCTGATAGCCACCATGGAGGGCATGAGCTTCGACACCCCCAAGGGCACCATGACCTTCCGCAAGGAAGACCACCAGGCCCTGCAAAGCATGTACCACTTCCGCGTGGCCCCCGGTGCACGCCAGGGCACCATGGCCGACCTCTACCTGGTGCGCGAAATCAAGCCGCAGGACATGAACCTGCCCATCCGCAACCGGCGGTGA